Proteins from a genomic interval of Streptomyces sp. NBC_00820:
- a CDS encoding tryptophan 2,3-dioxygenase family protein gives MSQQAHPPFEAAEPETPHLDFAGTTPYEDYVKADVLTHLQHTLSDDPGEMVFLVTTQVMELWFTVLVHEWETAAKALRSDDVPTAVAALKRSVRELEALNASWKPLGQLTPAQFNSYRSALGEGSGFQSAMYRRMEFLLGEKSASMLVPHRGAPRVHAELEKALHEPSLYDEVVRLLARRGYAVPDAVLQRDVARRYEHSDAVEAAWAEVYSGDQGSELARLGEALTDVGELVWRWRNDHLVATRRAMGAKPGTGGSAGVAWLEKRARKNVFPELWTARSHV, from the coding sequence ATGTCCCAACAGGCTCACCCCCCTTTCGAGGCCGCTGAGCCCGAGACTCCGCATCTCGACTTCGCCGGTACGACGCCGTACGAGGACTACGTCAAGGCCGACGTGCTCACCCATCTCCAGCACACCCTCTCCGACGATCCCGGAGAGATGGTCTTCCTGGTCACGACCCAGGTGATGGAGCTGTGGTTCACGGTGCTCGTGCACGAGTGGGAGACCGCCGCCAAGGCGCTCCGCTCGGACGACGTGCCCACCGCCGTCGCCGCGCTGAAGCGGTCCGTACGGGAGCTGGAGGCGCTGAACGCCTCCTGGAAGCCGCTCGGACAGCTGACCCCGGCCCAGTTCAACTCGTACCGCAGCGCCCTCGGCGAGGGTTCCGGATTCCAGTCGGCGATGTACCGCCGCATGGAGTTCCTGCTCGGCGAGAAGTCCGCGTCCATGCTCGTCCCGCACCGGGGCGCCCCGCGCGTCCACGCGGAGCTGGAGAAGGCCCTGCACGAGCCCAGCCTGTACGACGAGGTCGTACGGCTCCTCGCGCGCCGGGGGTACGCCGTGCCGGACGCGGTCCTGCAGCGGGACGTCGCGCGGCGCTACGAGCACTCGGACGCCGTCGAGGCGGCCTGGGCCGAGGTGTACTCCGGCGACCAGGGCAGCGAACTAGCCCGCCTGGGCGAGGCGTTGACCGACGTCGGTGAACTGGTGTGGCGCTGGCGCAACGACCACCTGGTCGCCACCCGCCGCGCGATGGGCGCCAAGCCCGGTACGGGCGGCTCCGCCGGGGTGGCCTGGCTGGAGAAGCGCGCACGCAAGAACGTTTTCCCGGAGCTGTGGACGGCGAGGTCACATGTCTGA
- a CDS encoding MFS transporter: MPDVRLASSQGKWILFTTVLGSSMALLDSTVVNVALPRIGRDLGTGLAALQWTVNAYMLTLAGLILLGGSLGDRYGRRKIFVLGVVWFAAASLLCGLAPNAAVLIGARALQGIGGALLTPGSLALIQASFDPEDRSRAVGLWSGFGGIGAAVGPFVGGWLVDGPGWRWVFLLNVPVALVCVPVALRHVPESDAATSGEGVPQGRFDVLGAALGALALALVTYALIEARELSPAVVVSAVAGVAAAVAFVYVEHHRANPMLPPGIFASRQFTAVNLVTLCVYGAFGGFFFLTALQLQVVAGYSPLGAGTALLPTTVLMLLFSARSGALADRTGPRLPLTVGPLLCAAAMLLMLRVGRDADYPTDVLPALLVMGAGMVTLVAPLTATVLASVDTARAGLASGINNAAARVAGLIAVAALPLLTGMGPEAYRSPPAFDAAFDKAMPICAGVLVLGSVLAFSLVRRPAPDHRRPECRRHACVPFPPLEQPGDAATSSGATSSAAGRAAG; this comes from the coding sequence ATGCCCGACGTCCGGCTGGCCTCGTCCCAGGGCAAGTGGATCCTGTTCACCACGGTGCTCGGCTCCAGCATGGCCCTGCTGGACTCGACGGTCGTCAACGTGGCGCTCCCGCGCATCGGCCGCGACCTCGGTACCGGGCTCGCCGCCCTGCAGTGGACGGTCAACGCGTACATGCTCACGCTGGCGGGCCTGATCCTGCTGGGCGGTTCGCTGGGCGACCGCTACGGCCGGCGGAAGATCTTCGTTCTCGGGGTGGTCTGGTTCGCGGCGGCCTCCCTGCTCTGCGGCCTCGCCCCGAACGCCGCCGTCCTGATCGGCGCCCGCGCCCTGCAGGGCATCGGCGGCGCGCTCCTCACCCCAGGCTCCCTCGCGCTCATCCAGGCCTCCTTCGACCCCGAGGACCGCAGCCGGGCGGTCGGCCTGTGGTCCGGCTTCGGCGGCATCGGCGCGGCCGTCGGCCCCTTCGTGGGCGGCTGGCTGGTGGACGGCCCCGGCTGGCGCTGGGTGTTCCTGCTGAACGTGCCGGTGGCGCTGGTGTGCGTGCCGGTGGCGCTGCGGCACGTACCGGAGTCCGACGCGGCCACCTCCGGCGAGGGCGTCCCGCAGGGCCGCTTCGACGTCCTCGGCGCGGCCCTGGGCGCCCTGGCGCTGGCCCTGGTGACGTACGCCCTGATCGAGGCCCGTGAGCTCTCCCCGGCGGTCGTGGTGAGCGCGGTGGCGGGCGTGGCCGCGGCGGTGGCCTTCGTGTACGTCGAGCATCACCGCGCGAACCCGATGCTCCCGCCGGGCATCTTCGCCTCGCGCCAGTTCACGGCCGTCAACCTGGTCACCCTGTGCGTGTACGGGGCCTTCGGCGGCTTCTTCTTCCTCACCGCGCTCCAGCTCCAGGTGGTGGCGGGCTACTCGCCGCTGGGGGCCGGTACGGCCCTGCTGCCGACCACCGTCCTGATGCTGCTGTTCTCGGCCCGCTCCGGCGCCCTCGCCGACCGCACGGGCCCCCGGCTGCCGCTGACGGTGGGCCCGCTGCTGTGCGCGGCGGCGATGCTGCTGATGCTGCGGGTGGGCCGGGACGCGGACTACCCGACGGACGTCCTGCCCGCCCTGCTCGTCATGGGCGCCGGCATGGTCACCCTGGTCGCCCCGCTGACCGCCACGGTCCTCGCATCTGTCGACACCGCCCGCGCCGGTCTGGCCAGCGGCATCAACAACGCGGCGGCGCGGGTGGCGGGCCTGATCGCGGTGGCCGCGCTGCCGCTGCTGACCGGCATGGGCCCGGAGGCCTACCGCTCCCCGCCCGCCTTCGACGCGGCGTTCGACAAGGCCATGCCGATCTGCGCGGGTGTGCTGGTGCTGGGCTCGGTGCTCGCGTTCTCCCTGGTCCGCCGCCCGGCCCCGGACCACCGCAGACCGGAGTGCCGACGCCACGCCTGCGTGCCGTTCCCGCCCCTGGAGCAACCGGGAGACGCCGCCACGTCTTCCGGCGCCACGTCTTCCGCCGCTGGTCGAGCCGCCGGGTGA
- a CDS encoding SRPBCC family protein: MEHQVFVPVPADLLREALADPARVARALPGLQQDAGSAPVAGRLKLRAGGHSITYRGALHVTAREDGTYAVEGDATEARGSGAVKLALTVRLTDTADGTTVTVGGTADADGRIAELPRDAVLAAATRLLTRCVEALAETHTAATRGTAEAAEAAQTDGTAEAEEAAEERGSAAAAADGGAEPAPSVFDTEVPPPSLDPAAADADDAPPGSFTDADAPPAEAAHARRTMIGRSAEEVDHAPPRGRYAPVPAPQPVTANPVLRWAAPAAALALASAIVVGRALRKRH, from the coding sequence ATGGAGCATCAGGTCTTCGTCCCGGTTCCGGCCGACCTGCTCAGAGAGGCCCTCGCCGACCCCGCACGGGTCGCCCGCGCGCTTCCCGGGCTCCAGCAGGACGCCGGATCCGCACCCGTCGCGGGGCGCCTGAAGCTGCGCGCGGGCGGTCACTCCATCACCTACCGCGGAGCGCTGCACGTCACCGCGCGGGAGGACGGCACGTACGCCGTGGAGGGTGACGCCACCGAGGCCCGTGGTTCCGGCGCCGTCAAACTCGCCCTCACCGTCCGCCTGACGGACACCGCCGACGGCACCACCGTCACGGTCGGCGGCACGGCCGACGCGGACGGCCGCATCGCGGAACTCCCCCGGGACGCGGTGCTCGCGGCGGCGACACGCCTGCTGACCCGCTGCGTGGAGGCCTTGGCCGAGACACACACGGCGGCGACGCGCGGGACGGCGGAAGCGGCGGAGGCTGCCCAGACAGACGGGACCGCGGAGGCAGAAGAGGCTGCGGAGGAGCGCGGTTCCGCGGCCGCGGCCGCCGACGGCGGCGCCGAGCCGGCCCCCTCCGTCTTCGACACCGAGGTCCCCCCGCCCTCCCTGGACCCCGCCGCCGCGGACGCGGACGACGCGCCGCCCGGCAGCTTCACCGACGCGGACGCACCCCCCGCCGAGGCCGCGCACGCCCGCCGGACGATGATCGGCCGCAGCGCGGAAGAGGTCGACCACGCCCCGCCGCGTGGCCGTTACGCCCCCGTACCGGCTCCCCAGCCCGTCACCGCGAACCCGGTCCTGCGCTGGGCGGCACCCGCCGCGGCGCTGGCCCTGGCCTCCGCGATCGTCGTCGGCCGCGCCCTGCGCAAGCGGCACTGA
- a CDS encoding polyamine aminopropyltransferase — protein sequence MIEPHAPAPPGSPPWTDSARLPVRPGTGRFLVLACVFVCAACGLVYELELVAFASYLIGDSVTQASVVLSVMVFAMGIGSLAAKRLRWHAAAGFGAIETALALVGGCSAMALYAVFAWTGGWGGVWADGPRCLLVAFSLAIGLLVGAEVPLLMELIQRIRRQDVGGAVADLFAADYVGALVGGLAFPFLLLPFLGQLTGALLTGTVNVVAGGALVLGLFGRDLTRRARWTLFVVGLTVLGVLATAAALADEFERAARHAVYGADVRVALQTGVQEVVLTGGTDGRPLDLFLDGRLRVGGHDERRYHEALVAPAMSGPHARVLILGGGDGLAAREVLRRRDVRRVDVVELDAGLVRLARSDPGLSALNGHAYDDPRVRVTTADALGWLRRAPGGRYDVVVADLPDPGITASTKLYSQEFYGLARRALAPDGRLVVHAGPVVTRPRVFWTVARTLRAAGFAATPYRVLGHDPGFTAGPDRSAGATRTPHDWGFLLSAPGPSAPRLRLDPKGPRPATLTQGELDGDGRAARRTRIGGLPASTLVHPRY from the coding sequence GTGATCGAACCGCACGCCCCCGCGCCTCCGGGGTCCCCGCCCTGGACGGACTCCGCGCGGCTCCCTGTCCGGCCCGGCACCGGCCGGTTCCTGGTCCTCGCGTGTGTCTTCGTCTGTGCGGCCTGCGGACTGGTGTACGAACTCGAACTCGTCGCGTTCGCCTCGTACTTGATCGGGGACTCGGTCACCCAGGCCTCCGTGGTGCTGTCCGTGATGGTGTTCGCGATGGGCATCGGCTCGCTCGCCGCCAAACGGCTGCGCTGGCACGCGGCCGCCGGGTTCGGCGCGATCGAGACCGCCCTCGCGCTGGTCGGCGGCTGCAGCGCGATGGCGTTGTACGCCGTCTTCGCCTGGACGGGCGGCTGGGGCGGGGTGTGGGCCGACGGTCCGCGCTGTCTGCTGGTCGCCTTCTCCCTCGCCATCGGTCTGCTCGTCGGCGCCGAAGTCCCTTTGCTGATGGAGCTGATCCAGCGCATCCGCCGCCAGGACGTGGGCGGCGCGGTCGCCGACCTGTTCGCGGCGGACTACGTCGGCGCGCTCGTCGGCGGCCTGGCCTTTCCCTTCCTTCTCCTGCCGTTCCTGGGCCAGTTGACCGGCGCGCTGCTCACCGGCACGGTCAACGTCGTCGCCGGCGGCGCCCTCGTGCTCGGCCTGTTCGGCCGCGACCTGACCCGCCGCGCCCGCTGGACGCTGTTCGTCGTCGGCCTGACCGTCCTCGGCGTGCTCGCCACCGCCGCCGCCCTCGCCGACGAGTTCGAACGCGCCGCCCGGCACGCGGTGTACGGCGCCGACGTCCGGGTGGCCCTGCAGACCGGCGTCCAGGAGGTCGTGCTCACCGGCGGCACCGACGGCAGGCCCCTCGACCTCTTCCTGGACGGACGGCTCCGGGTCGGCGGTCACGACGAGCGGCGCTACCACGAGGCGCTGGTCGCCCCGGCGATGTCCGGCCCGCACGCCCGCGTGCTCATCCTCGGCGGCGGCGACGGCCTGGCCGCCCGCGAGGTCCTGCGCCGGCGGGACGTGCGCCGCGTCGACGTCGTCGAACTCGACGCCGGCCTGGTCCGCCTGGCCCGCTCCGACCCGGGTCTGTCCGCCCTCAACGGCCACGCGTACGACGACCCCCGCGTCCGTGTCACCACGGCGGACGCGCTCGGCTGGCTGCGGCGGGCGCCCGGGGGCCGTTACGACGTCGTCGTCGCCGACCTGCCCGACCCCGGCATCACCGCCAGCACCAAGCTGTACTCCCAGGAGTTCTACGGCCTCGCCCGCCGCGCCCTCGCCCCCGACGGCCGCCTCGTCGTGCACGCCGGCCCGGTCGTCACCCGCCCCCGCGTCTTCTGGACCGTGGCCCGGACCCTGCGCGCCGCCGGCTTCGCCGCCACCCCCTACCGCGTCCTCGGCCACGACCCCGGCTTCACCGCGGGCCCCGACCGTTCCGCCGGCGCCACCCGCACCCCCCACGACTGGGGCTTCCTGCTGTCCGCCCCGGGCCCGTCGGCCCCCCGCCTGCGCCTGGACCCCAAGGGGCCGCGCCCGGCGACGCTGACGCAGGGGGAGCTGGACGGGGACGGCCGGGCGGCCCGGCGGACGCGGATCGGGGGGCTGCCGGCTTCGACGCTGGTGCATCCGCGGTACTGA
- the fbaA gene encoding class II fructose-bisphosphate aldolase — translation MPIATPEVYNEMLDRAKAGRFAYPAINVTSSQTLNAALRGFAEAESDGIVQISTGGAEFLGGQYSKDMVTGAVALAEYAHIIAEKYPVQIALHTDHCPKDKLDGYVRPLLALSEERVKAGQNPLFQSHMWDGSAETLADNLAVAQELLEQARRANIILEVEITPTGGEEDGVTHEINDELYTTVDDAIRTVEALGLGEKGRYLLAASFGNVHGVYKPGNVVLRPELLKELNDGVAAKFGKQSPFDFVFHGGSGSSEQEILTALENGVVKMNIDTDTQYAFTRPVAGHMFANYDGVLKVDGEVGNKKAYDPRTWGKLAEESMAARVLVAANNLRSAGNKIK, via the coding sequence ATGCCCATCGCAACTCCCGAGGTCTACAACGAGATGCTCGACCGGGCGAAGGCGGGCAGGTTCGCCTACCCGGCCATCAACGTCACCTCGAGCCAGACCCTGAACGCCGCCCTGCGCGGCTTCGCGGAGGCGGAGAGCGACGGCATCGTCCAGATCTCGACCGGCGGTGCCGAGTTCCTCGGCGGCCAGTACAGCAAGGACATGGTGACCGGCGCGGTCGCGCTCGCGGAGTACGCGCACATCATCGCCGAGAAGTACCCGGTCCAGATCGCGCTGCACACCGACCACTGCCCGAAGGACAAGCTGGACGGGTACGTCCGTCCGCTGCTCGCCCTGTCCGAGGAGCGCGTGAAGGCCGGTCAGAACCCGCTGTTCCAGTCGCACATGTGGGACGGCTCCGCCGAGACCCTCGCCGACAACCTGGCCGTCGCCCAGGAACTGCTGGAGCAGGCCCGCCGCGCCAACATCATCCTCGAGGTGGAGATCACCCCGACCGGTGGCGAGGAGGACGGTGTCACGCACGAGATCAACGACGAGCTGTACACCACCGTCGACGACGCGATCCGCACCGTCGAGGCCCTCGGCCTGGGCGAGAAGGGCCGCTACCTGCTGGCCGCCTCCTTCGGCAACGTGCACGGCGTGTACAAGCCGGGCAACGTCGTCCTGCGTCCCGAGCTGCTGAAGGAGCTGAACGACGGCGTCGCCGCCAAGTTCGGCAAGCAGTCGCCGTTCGACTTCGTCTTCCACGGCGGCTCCGGCTCCAGCGAGCAGGAGATCCTCACCGCGCTGGAGAACGGCGTCGTGAAGATGAACATCGACACCGACACGCAGTACGCCTTCACCCGTCCGGTCGCCGGTCACATGTTCGCGAACTACGACGGCGTCCTGAAGGTCGACGGCGAGGTCGGCAACAAGAAGGCCTACGACCCGCGCACCTGGGGCAAGCTGGCCGAGGAGTCGATGGCCGCGCGTGTCCTCGTGGCCGCGAACAACCTGCGCTCGGCGGGCAACAAGATCAAGTAG
- a CDS encoding DUF3151 domain-containing protein, whose product MTIHENLLGGPPPTHLPDEPEPRELLAGGTDPADVAAKYPTSSLAWAQLADDAFERGSVVESYAYARTGYHRGLDVLRRNGWKGHGPVPWEHEPNRGFLRALHALARAAQTIGEQEEYARCTQFLKDSSPTAAQTLG is encoded by the coding sequence ATGACGATTCACGAGAACCTCCTCGGCGGCCCGCCCCCCACCCACCTCCCCGACGAGCCGGAGCCCCGCGAGCTGCTCGCGGGCGGCACCGACCCGGCGGACGTCGCCGCCAAGTACCCCACCTCCTCCCTCGCCTGGGCCCAGCTGGCCGACGACGCCTTCGAGCGGGGCTCGGTCGTGGAGTCGTACGCCTACGCCCGTACGGGCTACCACCGCGGCCTGGACGTCCTGCGCCGCAACGGCTGGAAGGGCCACGGCCCGGTGCCGTGGGAGCACGAGCCCAACCGCGGCTTCCTGCGCGCCCTGCACGCCCTCGCCCGCGCCGCGCAGACGATCGGCGAGCAGGAGGAGTACGCCCGCTGCACCCAGTTCCTGAAGGACTCCTCCCCGACGGCGGCCCAGACCCTGGGCTGA
- the kynU gene encoding kynureninase gives MSELAVRAAKLDAADELAGLRSRFALDTVSDHAADAAGVYLDGNSLGALPAHVPGRLEDVVRRQWGELRIRSWEESGWWTAPERIGDRIAPLVGAAPGQIVVGDSTSVNVFKALVAAVRMAGDGRDEILVDATTFPTDGYIAESAARMTGCELRAVTPQEVPSALGGRTAAVLLNHVDYRTGHLHDLPALTAAVHASGALAVWDLCHSAGALPVGLDEHGVDLAVGCTYKYLNGGPGSPAYLYVREELQDRFDSPLPGWNSHAEPFGMSPDYAPAPGAPRGRVGTPDILSMLALEASLEVWDGVSIDAVRAKSLALTDFFLECVEARTEPGRLECLTPREHARRGSQVALRCADAGKVMERLIERGVVGDFRRPDVLRFGFTPLYVGFAEVERAARVLGEVLT, from the coding sequence ATGAGCGAACTGGCGGTACGGGCGGCGAAGTTGGACGCCGCCGACGAACTGGCCGGGCTGCGGTCCCGCTTCGCCCTCGACACCGTGTCCGATCACGCGGCCGACGCCGCGGGGGTCTACCTGGACGGCAACTCGCTGGGCGCGCTGCCCGCGCACGTACCCGGCCGGCTGGAGGACGTCGTCCGCCGGCAGTGGGGCGAACTGCGCATCCGCTCCTGGGAGGAGAGCGGCTGGTGGACCGCGCCCGAGCGGATCGGCGACCGGATCGCCCCGCTGGTCGGCGCGGCGCCGGGGCAGATCGTGGTGGGCGACTCGACAAGTGTCAACGTGTTCAAGGCCCTTGTGGCGGCCGTCCGCATGGCGGGTGACGGCCGCGACGAGATCCTGGTCGACGCGACGACCTTCCCCACGGACGGCTACATCGCCGAGTCGGCAGCCCGCATGACCGGATGCGAGCTGCGCGCGGTGACTCCGCAGGAGGTGCCCTCGGCCCTCGGTGGCCGTACGGCGGCGGTGCTGCTGAACCACGTCGACTACCGCACCGGCCACCTGCACGACCTGCCCGCGCTGACGGCCGCCGTCCACGCCTCGGGCGCCCTCGCGGTCTGGGACCTGTGCCACAGCGCGGGCGCGCTCCCGGTCGGCCTGGACGAGCACGGCGTCGACCTGGCCGTCGGCTGCACCTACAAGTACCTGAACGGCGGGCCCGGTTCGCCCGCGTACCTGTACGTGCGCGAGGAGCTCCAGGACCGTTTCGACTCCCCGCTGCCCGGCTGGAACTCGCACGCCGAGCCCTTCGGCATGAGCCCGGACTACGCCCCGGCCCCGGGTGCCCCGCGCGGTCGCGTCGGTACGCCGGACATCCTGTCCATGCTGGCGCTGGAGGCGTCCCTGGAAGTCTGGGACGGGGTCTCGATCGACGCGGTGCGCGCCAAGTCCCTCGCCCTGACGGACTTCTTCCTCGAATGCGTCGAGGCACGCACCGAGCCCGGCCGCCTCGAGTGCCTGACCCCCCGGGAGCACGCGCGGCGCGGCAGCCAGGTCGCGCTGCGCTGCGCCGACGCCGGGAAGGTGATGGAGCGGCTGATCGAGCGGGGCGTGGTGGGCGACTTCCGCCGTCCCGACGTGCTCCGCTTCGGCTTCACGCCGCTGTACGTCGGCTTCGCCGAGGTGGAGCGGGCGGCGCGGGTGCTGGGAGAGGTGCTGACGTAA
- the pyrE gene encoding orotate phosphoribosyltransferase: MTDVRGELLQQIKDKAVVHGKVTLSSGLEADYYVDLRRITLDGEAAPLVGQVLLDLTADLDFDAVGGLTMGADPVAAAMLHAAAARGRKLDAFVVRKAAKAHGMQRQVEGPDIAGRRVLVVEDTSTTGGSPLTAVEAVRAAGAEVVAVATIVDRATGAAEKIEAGAGVPYRFAFSKDELGLD; this comes from the coding sequence ATGACGGACGTACGTGGCGAGCTGCTGCAGCAGATCAAGGACAAGGCCGTGGTGCACGGCAAGGTGACCCTCTCCTCGGGTCTGGAGGCCGACTACTACGTCGACCTGCGCCGCATCACCCTCGACGGCGAGGCCGCCCCGCTGGTCGGCCAGGTGCTCCTGGACCTCACCGCGGACCTCGACTTCGACGCGGTGGGCGGCCTCACCATGGGCGCCGACCCGGTCGCGGCCGCCATGCTGCACGCCGCCGCCGCGCGCGGGCGCAAGCTGGACGCCTTCGTCGTACGCAAGGCGGCGAAGGCGCACGGCATGCAGCGGCAGGTGGAAGGACCGGACATCGCGGGCCGGCGGGTGCTCGTCGTCGAGGACACCTCCACCACCGGCGGTTCGCCGCTGACCGCCGTCGAGGCGGTGCGCGCGGCCGGCGCCGAGGTCGTCGCCGTCGCGACCATCGTCGACCGGGCCACCGGCGCCGCGGAGAAGATCGAGGCCGGCGCGGGCGTTCCGTACCGGTTCGCCTTCTCGAAGGATGAACTGGGGCTGGACTGA
- a CDS encoding aldose epimerase family protein yields MSNEEITLTAAGAEVSVRPGNGGRIGGLRIDGVELLRQGERYGCFPMVPWCGRIRDGRFLDGGAVRQMPLNAPPHAIHGTARNGPWRTARTSANEAVLTCELADPWPYPGRVTQVVTLAEDSLTLTMSVETYDDSFPAQIGWHPWFNRNLGGEDARLDFTPAWQEERGEDHLPTGRRTDPKPGPWDDCFGMPGGVDVTLTWPGQLELKVGSREEWVVVYDEQAEALCVEPQTGPPNGLNTRPRLVTPLEPLEASTTWSWRRL; encoded by the coding sequence GTGAGTAACGAAGAGATCACGCTGACCGCGGCCGGCGCGGAAGTGAGCGTGCGGCCCGGGAACGGCGGCCGTATCGGCGGGCTCCGGATCGACGGCGTGGAGCTGCTGCGGCAGGGCGAACGGTACGGGTGCTTCCCGATGGTGCCCTGGTGCGGGCGGATCAGGGACGGCCGCTTCCTGGACGGCGGTGCCGTCCGGCAGATGCCGCTCAACGCCCCGCCGCACGCCATCCACGGCACCGCCCGCAACGGCCCCTGGCGCACCGCCCGCACCTCGGCGAACGAGGCGGTGCTGACGTGCGAACTGGCCGACCCCTGGCCGTACCCCGGCCGCGTCACCCAGGTCGTCACGCTGGCCGAGGACAGCCTGACGCTGACGATGTCCGTCGAGACGTACGACGACTCCTTCCCGGCGCAGATCGGCTGGCACCCCTGGTTCAACCGCAACCTGGGCGGCGAGGACGCGCGGCTGGACTTCACCCCGGCCTGGCAGGAGGAGCGCGGCGAGGACCACCTGCCCACCGGCCGCCGGACCGACCCGAAGCCCGGCCCGTGGGACGACTGCTTCGGCATGCCCGGCGGCGTCGACGTCACCCTCACCTGGCCCGGACAGCTGGAGCTGAAGGTCGGCAGCAGGGAGGAGTGGGTGGTCGTCTACGACGAGCAGGCGGAGGCCCTGTGCGTGGAGCCGCAGACCGGTCCGCCCAACGGCCTGAACACCCGGCCGCGCCTGGTCACGCCGCTGGAACCGCTGGAGGCCTCCACCACCTGGAGCTGGCGCCGCCTCTAA